ATCTATTTTGTAAGTAATCTTTATCTTTATGTGTAATGTCTATATATACGTATTCACTATTTGTATCTCTCATCTCTTTATATATATTTTGTGATACTATATCCCGTGATGCTAATTCTCCTTTGGGATGAATATTAAGCATAAATCTTTCTCCATATTTATTTCTTAAAAATGCTCCTTCTCCCCTTACTGCTTCTGATATTAAAAACTTCTTTCCTTCATTTTTAGTATATAAAGCTGTTGGATGAAACTGTATAAACTCCATATCATTTAAAATACATCCAGCTCTGTACCCTATAGCTATTCCGTCACCTGTTGCTATGGTTGGATTTGTACTATCTTTATAAAGGGAGCCAATCCCTCCTGTGGCTAATACTACGAACTTACTGAATAGGTTATACGTTTTCCTATTGCATATAACTTGTAAACCTACACATATGTCATCCTTTTTTATTATATCTACAGCAAAAGTATTCTCCCACACAGTTATATTATGCATTTTAGTCACTTCTTCTTTTAAAGCTTTCATTATTTCTTTTCCAGTAGCATCTCCACCTGCGTGTAATACCCTTCTTTTACTGTGTCCACCTTCCATTGTAGTCATTATGTTTCCGTCACTATCTTTATCAAAATTTACTCCAAGCTCAATGAGATTCTTAATATTTTGTGGAGCTTCCTGTATCATAGTTTCAAGCTTTTCTTTGTCATTTAGATGTGAGCCTGCTATTAAAGCATCTTCTATATGATAGGAAAAATCATCGTCATCCTTTATACAAGCAGCTATTCCTCCTTGAGCTAGGTTTGAGTTGCTTTCGCTCATTTCACCCTTTGAAAGTATAGCTATACGTAATTCTTTATTCAAATTAAGGGCTGTATACAGCCCTGCTAATCCTGAACCTACAATTATGACATCATAATAATCCTTTAACATTAAACGGTTCACCTCTATTAACTTATCTCTAGCATTTTATTAAGAGCTATTAATGCCCTCTGCCTTATATCTTCCTCTACATTAATCTCGTGTTGTTCATACATTAAAGCATTTAATACGT
The window above is part of the Caldisalinibacter kiritimatiensis genome. Proteins encoded here:
- the nadB gene encoding L-aspartate oxidase, which translates into the protein MLKDYYDVIIVGSGLAGLYTALNLNKELRIAILSKGEMSESNSNLAQGGIAACIKDDDDFSYHIEDALIAGSHLNDKEKLETMIQEAPQNIKNLIELGVNFDKDSDGNIMTTMEGGHSKRRVLHAGGDATGKEIMKALKEEVTKMHNITVWENTFAVDIIKKDDICVGLQVICNRKTYNLFSKFVVLATGGIGSLYKDSTNPTIATGDGIAIGYRAGCILNDMEFIQFHPTALYTKNEGKKFLISEAVRGEGAFLRNKYGERFMLNIHPKGELASRDIVSQNIYKEMRDTNSEYVYIDITHKDKDYLQNRFPNIYKKCLENGFDMSKDYIPVIPVEHYFIGGIVTDINGRTNIENLYACGECANTGVHGANRLASNSLLECIVFGKRIANHINFNKDNVQVQEVNKTDEVNIKKRKVDNIVEDIKYLVRNIMSDYVGIVRTEVGLIKANEIITRMLEAISNKRNYSIDYLEVINMLTVVKLIIDSSLKRKESIGCYKIENI